One Merismopedia glauca CCAP 1448/3 genomic window, TTGCTTTCTACTATCGGTAACTGAAACTGGTTGTAAATAAGCTGGATTGAGGCGATACCCAACTCCATAGATAGTTTCAACTAAATTATCAGCCCCTAGAGACTTTAAATTCTCTTTAAGGTGTTGAATCTCAATTTGCAGTTCTGCTTCTTGAATAGCGCTACCTTTTATCTCTGAAGGTGTAATTAGCAATACTACTGCGCGATTGACTTTTGCTCGTAATTGTTGACAAAAACCTAGAGAATCAGTTTCAGCAATACAGCTATCGACTATTGTTAAGTTATAAGAGATATTTTTGGCTAATTGCCAAGCTGACTCCCAGTTTTTGGCTCTATCTAGAATGTACTCTTCTCCTTCTAGGGCATTACATACCACTGTTGCTGTCTGCTCATCACCCTCTAACAGTAAAATTCTCATGATGTGCAATAGGTGGAAAATCAGTACCTATCGATCAAATTACTAGAAACTTCTATTTTGCGACTCCGCCAATATGCTAAACTTTTTCCCCTGAAGGATTTATTTAGAAATCAGAATTGGCGAAGCCGCCCCCAAGGGGCTAGTCACAAGAGACGCGATATATCGCGTCTGTACATTGAAGTCAGAAGTTAAGAGAACCCGCTATAATTGTTCCGACCTTAGCTGCTCCAACAGGAACTTTGGAAATGTCTCTAGCGTCATCTGTAAATGAGGATTTCCTAGAACGCCATGAGTCAATCCATTTCTGCATCTTGGTCAACAGTTGAGGCAAATTTTCCTCAAGCAC contains:
- a CDS encoding response regulator, which gives rise to MRILLLEGDEQTATVVCNALEGEEYILDRAKNWESAWQLAKNISYNLTIVDSCIAETDSLGFCQQLRAKVNRAVVLLITPSEIKGSAIQEAELQIEIQHLKENLKSLGADNLVETIYGVGYRLNPAYLQPVSVTDSRKQQMRALVARSWERAKPNVLEQLSYIEKATQALLTNILDESTQKKAEQQAHKLAGSLGTFGLLQGSELAKKIETILESDLSVVHQQMHYLKKLVGDLHLLVEQTTAESLQSAKKPESLSLIDSQINPS